Genomic DNA from Stigmatopora argus isolate UIUO_Sarg chromosome 13, RoL_Sarg_1.0, whole genome shotgun sequence:
TAAAGAGATTGTCGTTCTGCTTGCAGAGAAGAAATTGCGTCTgagcctctttaaaaaaaagagtgtgTCCACACTAGCTTGGGTCCGTTACCTTTTCCAGGAACGTTTCAGCTCCTACGATGTAATCGGTGTTGGACTGGAGGCCGGCCTGGCTCGCGGGTGAGTTTGGCTCAATATCCTGAATAACCCCCACCAttgcaaaaaagacaaaaacgttgtactttttttgaacaaatacacacatccaAATCTGGTTTTAAgttattttgtgcttttttttgtttaaaaaacatattATTCTATATGTTTGTATGTAAGAGAActcaaaatgaatacattattattattttccaatCTGCAGTATATGTTTGTAACATGAACgtataaatggattaatttCCAACTTGCATTTTCCTGTTTGTAACatgaaataaaagaataatgaagtcaatggtttaaaaaaatcattttgcaatgACTTCAAAACAGATTagcatttgtaacaaaaatgtTAAGTGCTGATATTTTAAGGTATGAGGGCTAaaggtaaatatatatatatatatatacacattaaatTGTCTGCATGATGGCCTTTGTGTCATACTTAAAGGGAATGCCCATTCTATAAAATATGGCGTTgcattgaatttggctgcttaggcggAATTTGGCTCTCTCGGGGCACTCTTCCAGGGTTTTAATGAAGTGGACGACACGAGAGCATTCAATTGAGAAGCTATTTTAAGCTACTCAGTAgtttacaaaaaatgaaataaatgtcaGCTGTCCTTACAGTAGTACTGTAAGGACAACAGACATTTATTTCTTACATATACTAGTGCCTAACCAGGGCAGTAGTACACGTTTTTCCCCTGATGTGGCAGTGACACGCTTCCAAAGGATCATGGGAAAAATAATGCATTTGCGTTTTACGGCTTCGACTCACCAGAACGTGCCAAACATTTTCTCTGGCCCCTTGGAAGTGGGAGAAACGGATGCTGATTCCCAGCAGTCCTCGGCCCCCCCACATGGTGCTGGGTGTCACCATGGTCTCCCTCACACCCAGCGTTCTGCTGCTATACAAAATAAGTTTGGTGGGTTTGTCCACATTCCTCTCCAGCGCATCTTTTAGGGTATCGTTGTCTTGGCTCTGTCACATTAAAACATGTGTGTGACATTCAATTCAGCGTATTGGCAATGACAGATGTCCATTGCATTAAAGGTGGGAGGGGCGGCAGTGAGTCAACTTACCAGTCTCGTGTCACAAATTGCTATGATGAAATCAAAGAAGGGCTCCAGTCCTGCCTGATAACCTGGAGAATTCTGCTGCACCTGCAAAATGATGACAAAAAtttatttccattcatttatgtGGTAAATATTAAATGGATATCTGAAAGCAGGATTATTGTAAAATTATATACACAAGTGCTCTATAGTGTTTTGGAACTAAGTATTGGTTGCACTGAttcccaatccattttgcctgggaAGGCTGACACTGAATGACCCCTGCCATCCTTCCCAgttgaaacggattggacgtctagtgccatcaatTGCACTGGGAGATGAGCATTCCCAGTTTCAagtaatggcaggcaatgagttaaatggacACGTGTACATTTGTACACCATCATTCATTCCAGTTAGTCACCACACCGGTTATTCTTGAACAATCGTGTTAGCAACGTATTAAAACTTAAAACGACTAACCTGCCAGCAAGtgtgtatatagtatattactATCGTggacaaataaacaacaaatatgTGTTCCAAGTGTCCAAACAAAAGGGGGCGTAGGTCGCAGAGGGCAAATAAATCAAAACTTATTgagcggagaaaaaaaatcaaaagtggataatttgaatttaattcaCTTTTAGTTGAATTTCGAACTTACTTTGAGGACGTGGTAGCCTTGAGTTCCTCCACCTGGTACCTGGACGCTTGAGAACCCCCCCATGGGTTCGGGAGGACTAGATTGGCCCACGCTGGTGTGGATTCGACGGCAGAACGAGTGCGGCTGCGTTCATGTGCACGTCAAACGCGTGGGATTCCGCGTTGATCACCACTTCCGCCGCAATGATGACCTCCCCCAAGGCGTGAGGAGCTTTCCCTTCCTCTGCATCTTGTCAGACAGGATCTGCTTCCAGTTTCAATTGTGTCAGGTAAATCCACAACAAAGCATCCACTTATATAAAGGCAAATTATTTCTTTTATGTGACTGGCTTTTTAACAGCATTAGATTCCTGACTAAATGTCAAAGATTCTTCATTGCCTCCTTGGGTGCATTGTGCAAAAGAAGTGGCAACATCATTCAAGCCCTAAAGTGAGAAATATACTTCATTTGGTGACAGTTTCTCTTTCAACAAGCCAATGAATAAAGGCTGGCTCTCAGCAGAAGCTTGCTGACACCTCAGAACTTTGTAATTGTGTTCTAAAAAACACGCACAAATTTATTGCCTGGTCTACAAAGAGTTGAAACTTCTGCAAAACACTCCATCTTGATCTACTACAGATGGAGTATATCCCTTTAACTTATTTGCAAAGGCAACTAGAGCTGTTAACCAATGGCTGCCTTATTTTTGTGCATTCTTGATTGCAACCTTTTGACTCAATAGTGCAGGGATGGCGAActcgtggctctcgagccacctgcggctcccagccaaaatgattgtggctcttcttatcatattttacatacactgtctctttgccttgtttctcttatttttattctctcttaaaacagtCCAATTCATTAcagcccattaaaaacaagtaaaaaattatatttaaaattgaatttgagGGATTAGAGTTTTCTTTTGCTGCTTCCCACGGAAGTTgcggctctttgactctcacactttcaaattttggctctttgtgtctaacttgttcgccacccctgcaatAGTGAGTAAAATTTCATTTTCCGAATCATAAGTTGCATCAACCaagaatacacaatgagtaTAATGACTATAAATTGCGTTTTTTGGGAGGCAATTTGTGAAgaacaaaaatatgttaaagtaataatacatagtaaaatggagaaggaCATGATAAATAGGCATATGATAACATAAAGGTTTTTCAGAAAATTATAGccttaaaaaatatagaaaagatATATTGCACTGAAGTATCAGTCGCGGgcctagccaaactatgaaaaacgtgcgatttatagtctggaaaatacaataTGTGAACTATTCATCTCCAGCTTGACTTTTAGTCAATAAGAGGAAGCAATTTTAGACAAATGTAACCCATCACAATTACCTATCAAAGTCACAAGCCTGGAGGTTTTCCCACTTGatgtaactatcacttattcgTTGTTTCGCTCGAAGCGGGAGCGAAAAGAAAACAGCTTTTCGTGAAAAGCGGTTGCTTTGAGGC
This window encodes:
- the gorasp2 gene encoding Golgi reassembly-stacking protein 2; protein product: MGGFSSVQVPGGGTQGYHVLKVQQNSPGYQAGLEPFFDFIIAICDTRLSQDNDTLKDALERNVDKPTKLILYSSRTLGVRETMVTPSTMWGGRGLLGISIRFSHFQGARENVWHVLDIEPNSPASQAGLQSNTDYIVGAETFLEKNDNLFKLINDHEGKLLKLYVYNSDTADCREVNVWPNRFWGGAGSLGCGIGYGYLHRVPSMPFTKNRNQENEVVVYPS